TATTTTCATTTTAATGTATGAGTAACAAACTTTACAGTACTCACCCtatgaaaaaaataatgacagACACTTCAGTTCTCCTTTACAATATGTGTAAACATGAAATAATGCAGTACTGAGTATGTTAgcaatattttgaacataaagtGTGTCTGCTTGTAGAAATATGTTCGtgaaaaatgtcacacacacacacacacacacacacacacacacactaaaattcaATGTACAATAATGACTGGCAGATATTATCTATGTTTTATCCAGATTAAGTACATACAtcactgaaaaaaataataaaataaagaaacaaaaatttaCCTATTTTCTCAGCTTGTCATGGACAATCTAATGCTATAATTGAAAATTAGTGATACtgagagtattaaaaaaaaaaaaaaaagaaagaagaagaaaaaagacaaatgccATGAATCTAATTTCATTGAAACACACATTTGCTTGGAGGAAAAACAATCAGTGATGTTTCTACAACAGATGCCAACAAGATAATGCAGATCAGTATCATGAAATTTCAGTGTTGTGTGACTGGGGCTACAAAGTCACGGGTCATCCACTTTAAAGATGCGCCTTTTGGAGTGTTGCTGCTAAAATTCCAAAACCACAACAGAAGGAATCTGTATATCTCACTCAGGCCTGGTTGAAACTGGGACAAAGTATAAAAGAAAACAGAGTAGAGTACATTCTTGATAGGTAGTTCCCAGTTTAAATGGACTCCAAaagcaacatcattatcattcccatcatcatctttatcaaacacagaaaacaaaatgctcCATATTCTggtacacacacaagaaaaataacaaaaaaccccactaaaatcTGATACTGATGCTCAAGTTACAACAGAATGAATAAAGGTACAACTGTAGCAGCACGGCTCATGCCAACAGATTATCAATTCAAGGCACTGAGTTGTTAACTGATTCTGCCAGTCAACACGAGATGGGTGGCCTTGGTTCATTTCTGTCGTCACTAGCTTCCTATTCTGTTCTGAAAACTTCCTTTATTTCTTcagtcaaacaaaacaaatactgaaatgtatgTCTCCTGACACATGGAAATAggggagacaggggcagagagacagatatggaggagagagacatacagatagagatggGGAAGATGTGAACAGAGGAGACAGGGAAGAcggagatggcgagagagagactgacttggAAGAGACAGGGGAGCAAATGTCTTGGTATATGTGTCATATGTCTCTGAAAAAATATTAGGACTTATTTGCATGGTTTCTTTCATTTTACTTccttaactctttttttcttcatttggggtctgtttgttgtttttttgtttgtttttttagcagtGATGGGGATAGAGACTGGGTttccatacactctctctctcactcctgttaAACCACATGTATCTATCATTTCCCTTTTCATGCTAGCAGGTTAATCAAGAACCCTCAACAACAAACAGTTCAGACttgccatacatacacacagcacaacgtacacacactgacacatcatacTGAACCCATAAAAAAGAAAGCGCATCTGATGATAAGAATGACATCTCTAAACATTGTGCATCTGCTCAAGCCGTGAAGAAGCACTGAACAACCTTCTCCCTAACTTAAACATTTATTACAACCAACAATAAAACCTACagatgaatgggaaaaaaaacatttcccTAACAAAGAAACCATTCATGACAACTAACAATAAAATCTGTGTTAAAActatgaaagaaaagacaaaaaaggaaaacttTTTTAAACACAGTGACATCTCAAGTCATCTTCCATTCACTCAAGCCAGGTTGAAGCAATTTACAATTTCGTAACAAAACATGCGTTAAACTAGCAATAAAACCAACCATAAGacttacagaaaaaaacaaacaaaaaaaaccagtggTTAGGCTTTTGTTTGCCACACATATCTGTGCTATACCTAGCAAACTGCCATCAATTCTATGCTGACagtaactgtgtgtgttgtgtgtcacttaTTCTAACATTGTTCTTTCCTTGTTTTGACACATTTCTAACCGCAACCAACAAATTGCCATTCCCGCAAAATTCTGCCCATGGACCGAAACTGACAAACTGCCGGTCGTGacttctttgttttgtctgttgcaATACACAATGAAGGAGGCAAGACTTCACCACACCagagtgccagggggaaaactaCTCTCTGAACTTCCTGCGAATGCCGTGTATgaaaatttgtttaaaaattaAGGCAAGTGAGGATTTTATGCAACACAGTCTGTTGCACTGACTGACACTGCAGTCAGAATTGCATGGCCCAGGGGCAGAAACTCAGCAAAAAAATGTTGCTTCGTCAGAAATGTGTCAAAGATAATGTGATGGAAGTATTTTTGCctcgacctttaaaaaaaaaaaaaaaaaaagaaaaaaaaaaggaaaaaaaacacacacaattacagtggTAATGCTGCAAATTGTTCAGATCACACCCACaagccaacaaaaacaaaaaacaaaaaaccccagccaTACACATCAAGAGTCGTCCAGCTCCAACTGAAGGTCCTCAATCTCCTCCACAACGGCAGCCTTGCGGGCAACCTTCTCAAGCTGGTCCTTCTCGGGTGTCTTCAGCTCCCCGCTCTGGATCCTCCTCTCCAGGTCCTCAATCTGCTTCAGCTTCTTCTGCAGGCCCTTCAGCTTCTTGGCCAGGGCCACCTTCCCATTGGCATCCCCTGCCTGGTCTGAGGTCTCCTTGGCAGAGAGGCTGACCTGGTCCAGAGCCTTAGTGACTTGAGCCGTGGTGGTGGGTGCTGCACAATCGCCAGTGgctttctcctgcttcttcttctccttccgctTGGCATTCTTCTTGGCGGCCTTGGAGGTGTGAAcctggggctgggggggagggggctcggAGGCTGCCTGCTTGGCGCGCTCCATCTTCGCCACGTCATCCGGCGCCAGGCcgatggggtgggtgggcaggctCTTCAGCCACTGCGTGCCTTTGCTCTCAAACCtgcaatagaaagaaaagaaaaagaaatgaatgatggGCGCaccccagtggcagccgtcccagtcagctctacccaggtaggcagcagccTGTTGCACaaattgtatttgtaaagcgcttagagcttggtctccaaccgaggatagacgctatgttaagtatccatatcaatcaatcaaaaagagGAATGTGctgatgtttaaaaaaagacaagctaaaaaaaaccctgaagc
The sequence above is a segment of the Babylonia areolata isolate BAREFJ2019XMU chromosome 19, ASM4173473v1, whole genome shotgun sequence genome. Coding sequences within it:
- the LOC143293779 gene encoding partner of Y14 and mago-like encodes the protein MAAPITREGVVRDEKTGELIIPASQRPDGTWRKPRRVRDGYIPQEEVPVFESKGTQWLKSLPTHPIGLAPDDVAKMERAKQAASEPPPPQPQVHTSKAAKKNAKRKEKKKQEKATGDCAAPTTTAQVTKALDQVSLSAKETSDQAGDANGKVALAKKLKGLQKKLKQIEDLERRIQSGELKTPEKDQLEKVARKAAVVEEIEDLQLELDDS